In one Juglans regia cultivar Chandler chromosome 11, Walnut 2.0, whole genome shotgun sequence genomic region, the following are encoded:
- the LOC108995208 gene encoding uncharacterized protein LOC108995208 — protein MITQNNNNKRRGWPSAGNSEDSPEAPSDSGDLIDAATHLIEAFTSRQTTTQVQVPHLTAFDRFYKQHPPLFDDKGTELDNDNWLERLEKIFKVVACTEEQKVESAVYNLADVANGLWRATHGLIQQELGESTPISWSKFKEVFNNRFFPLSIRETKARKFADLKQGSMTVRQYASKFVELSRFAPHLVLIESLKAEKFERGLNPKIMDSLLALKIRKFTDLEDQVVILEENLRVRAGEFSQRKRQF, from the coding sequence agCGTCGAGGGTGGCCTAGTGCCGGTAATTCTGAGGACTCGCCAGAGGCCCCTAGTGATTCGGGAGACCTTATTGACGCGGCGACACACCTCATTGAGGCCTTCACTAGCAGGCAAACCACGACGCAGGTACAGGTCCCGCACTTGACTGCCTTCGACCGTTTCTACAAACAGCACCCTCCGCTGTTCGACGACAAGGGTACTGAACTGGATAATGACAACTGGTTAGAGCGCCTTGAGAAAATCTTCAAAGTGGTTGCCTGTACAGAAGAACAAAAAGTAGAAAGTGCGGTGTACAATCTGGCTGATGTGGCTAACGGGTTGTGGAGGGCCACTCATGGGCTCATTCAACAAGAGTTGGGAGAATCCACTCCGATTTCTTGGAGCAAATTTAAGGAGGTTTTTAACAATCGGTTCTTTCCCTTATCGATTCGAGAGACTAAGGCCAGAAAGTTCGCAGACCTAAAGCAGGGATCAATGACAGTGAGGCAGTATGCCTCCAAATTTGTAGAGTTATCGAGGTTTGCTCCACATTTAGTTCTTATCGAGTCGCTGAAGGCTGAAAAGTTTGAAAGAGGCTTGAACCCCAAGATCATGGACTCCCTTCTTGcgttaaaaattagaaaattcacCGACCTAGAAGATCAAGTGGTAATTCTGGAGGAGAATCTTCGTGTCAGAGCGGGAGAGTTTAGTCAGAGAAAGAGGCAGTTCTGA